The Calditerrivibrio sp. region TATACAGTATACTTTATTATATACAAATTATAATTATAGTCAATCGATTTTTATAAAAAAGAAAAAAAATAAATTTTGATAAAGTGAAGTTAAAGTTAATATGTAGATGATAAAAAATATAAACAAAATGAATGTATTATAAGGGTGGAGTTAAAATATGGAGGCGGCGGGAATCGAACCCGCGTCCGAAGAACTTTCTTCCAGAAGGCCTACATGCTTATCCTATGATTGGTTGTCCTCGGCTCTTTGCCCATAGGCAGGCATAAGCTTTGCAAGCCTTTTGAGTCTCGCCTGATATTTAAAGGCGTCATATCAGGCCAGCCTGTTTTGTGGCGCCCTTCTGACAGTCACAGGCAAACCATCAGAGGACGTCGCTGTCTTAAGCAGCAGCGAGAGCGTATTCGTCGTTTGCGTTTAATTTAGCCGGATTTTTACGAGATTCCGAACTCGGCATGCCCCTCTGGCTTACGGCTTCCCCGTCGAAACCTTTGCGCCCCCTAATGGGCAACATTTAATATATGATTTTTTATATTTTTGTAAAGAGGTGGTTTGGTACTAATATAACAAAAGAATTATTGTGCTGTAAGTGATAGTTTATGCCAACCTAAATGTTTTATATTCCTCTTACCACTATCAAACTCTATACCCACAAGGTATATATCCTTACCCATTGAAAGATATTTCTCATAATACCTTTTACCCTTTATCTGCTCCAACGCTCCACCCTCATCAACCTTAAACTCCATCACATACACTACATCTGGAAATATCAGCGTCAGATCTATCCTACCTTTATTAGTCACATCCTCTCCTATCA contains the following coding sequences:
- a CDS encoding PD-(D/E)XK nuclease domain-containing protein, which gives rise to MYEREGYYVSVFYAYMKGMGVEVIGEDVTNKGRIDLTLIFPDVVYVMEFKVDEGGALEQIKGKRYYEKYLSMGKDIYLVGIEFDSGKRNIKHLGWHKLSLTAQ